From Chryseobacterium salivictor, a single genomic window includes:
- a CDS encoding M42 family metallopeptidase — translation MKFENKSLEFLKKYLNTASPTGYEHNGQKIWMDYLKPYVDKIEVDHYGTCYGIINPEAEFKVVIEAHADEISWYVNYITDDGLIYVIRNGGSDQMIAPSKVVHLHGEKGVVKGVFGWPAIHTRGINSDEPVPKLDNIFIDCGASTKKEIEELGIFVGTMITYPDEFFELNNKYFVSRALDNRVGGFMIAEVARLLKKNKKQLPFGLYITNSVQEEVGLYGANMIADTIKPNIAIVTDVTHDTSTPMIEKKKEGDLKCGDGPVIYFAPSVHHNIRQLIVETAKTNKIPFQRAAASRATGTDTDAFAHSNGGVPSALISLPLRYMHTTVEMVSQKDVASVIQLIYETLLKIEPTMNLKYH, via the coding sequence ATGAAATTTGAAAATAAATCATTAGAATTTTTAAAAAAATATCTAAATACCGCATCTCCAACTGGTTATGAACATAACGGGCAGAAAATTTGGATGGACTATTTAAAACCATATGTGGACAAAATAGAAGTCGATCATTATGGCACATGCTACGGAATTATCAATCCTGAAGCAGAATTCAAAGTAGTTATCGAAGCGCACGCCGACGAAATTTCGTGGTATGTGAATTATATTACCGATGACGGTCTGATTTATGTGATTAGAAACGGTGGTTCTGACCAAATGATCGCTCCTTCAAAAGTCGTTCATCTTCATGGCGAAAAAGGCGTGGTTAAAGGAGTTTTCGGTTGGCCGGCCATTCATACAAGAGGCATTAATTCGGATGAACCGGTTCCTAAGCTGGATAATATTTTCATCGACTGCGGCGCTTCTACCAAAAAAGAAATAGAGGAACTGGGGATTTTTGTAGGAACCATGATTACTTATCCTGATGAATTTTTTGAACTAAATAATAAATATTTCGTTTCACGCGCTCTGGATAACCGTGTTGGAGGATTTATGATTGCTGAAGTCGCAAGATTATTAAAAAAGAACAAAAAGCAACTTCCCTTCGGATTATACATTACCAATTCTGTTCAGGAAGAAGTCGGTTTATATGGTGCGAATATGATTGCAGATACCATTAAACCAAACATCGCAATCGTAACAGACGTCACACACGATACTTCTACGCCGATGATTGAAAAGAAAAAAGAAGGAGATTTGAAATGCGGAGACGGTCCTGTCATTTACTTTGCACCGAGCGTTCATCACAATATCCGACAGCTCATTGTAGAAACGGCGAAAACAAATAAAATTCCTTTTCAAAGAGCGGCGGCAAGCCGAGCAACCGGAACTGATACCGATGCATTTGCCCATTCCAACGGCGGAGTTCCATCTGCATTAATTTCACTTCCACTGCGTTATATGCATACCACAGTTGAAATGGTTTCACAGAAAGACGTGGCCAGTGTGATTCAGTTAATCTATGAAACCTTATTAAAGATTGAGCCAACAATGAATTTAAAATATCATTAA
- the rpe gene encoding ribulose-phosphate 3-epimerase, translated as MKTKLISPSLLSADFGNLQRDIEMLNQSQADWFHVDVMDGRFVPNISFGFPIMKTVQQYAEKFVDVHLMIVEPEKYVEEFIKYGADLISVHYEACVHLNRTVNLIQEKGAKAGVVLNPATPVLMLEDIIADVDLVLLMSVNPGFGGQKFIENTYKKIAETKDLILSNNSTALIQIDGGVNLDNAAKLFEAGADVLVAGNAVFSSDNPSATIELLKL; from the coding sequence ATGAAAACAAAATTAATCTCACCATCACTCCTTTCTGCGGATTTCGGAAATTTGCAGCGGGACATTGAAATGCTAAATCAGTCGCAAGCAGATTGGTTTCACGTAGATGTAATGGACGGAAGATTCGTTCCCAATATTTCGTTTGGCTTCCCGATCATGAAAACGGTACAGCAATATGCAGAGAAATTTGTTGATGTGCATTTGATGATTGTAGAACCGGAAAAATATGTTGAAGAATTTATTAAATACGGTGCAGATTTGATATCTGTGCATTACGAAGCCTGTGTGCATCTGAACAGAACGGTTAATCTCATTCAGGAAAAAGGAGCAAAAGCCGGAGTGGTTTTAAATCCGGCGACACCGGTTTTAATGCTGGAAGACATAATTGCCGACGTAGATTTGGTATTATTAATGAGTGTAAATCCGGGATTTGGCGGACAAAAGTTCATTGAAAATACGTATAAAAAAATTGCAGAAACCAAAGATTTAATTTTATCAAACAATTCTACGGCATTAATTCAAATTGATGGCGGCGTCAATTTAGACAATGCTGCTAAACTATTTGAAGCTGGCGCAGATGTACTGGTCGCCGGG